The following DNA comes from Erigeron canadensis isolate Cc75 chromosome 3, C_canadensis_v1, whole genome shotgun sequence.
ttctctccccaataacaacaccagcagcaaaaggagcagacacagaagcaggaacatcagaaactaaagctcttaaagcagcaaccaatggagtatcaccaacagtaggtgcatgagatCTCTCTatggcttcagaataagcaactctctatcaacttcagcttgagatcttgcatgtcttcttcttcgcttcggcagtctttcttcctcttcttcatcttctgaatcctcaagaacattaaccgggacttcagaaggacctacatcaacatcaactggagcagaggtagaagtagaaactccagtagatggtggtacaagatttgtaggatcatcaatatcctccttgagagcatccatatcagaatcatgctctagatcaccagcatacagaggaacatcatttagtccctcaaactgatcagcttgttcttcatgaggatcttcttgagcctgatcatcaccaccaccagcagcagcaacgggttcttcatcctcccaaccgtgtctgggtgcaacatagttaggattaagcaaatgtccgaacagaggtggattatcaacatgtatcggaaCATTTccacccgacaagtgcttcaaactttcaacaaatgccttataagtaagacgacctaaattgaacgtaggaccgtcaaatggcaaatcagctgcaaagtgacgaattatgatcatcacaaatcttggaaacagaaagaatttcttgtctgtaccaaatgacctcaactgcttctctaaattatcaaaaatgtactgagaaaagctatatggcttgttcagcaccaaggcaaccatctgagaagcattaagtatattcatctggtcatagcctgtactccaatgactaatggccctcaacaaatagtaagcaagaagcttccatttgccacgaagatgattcctgaagtatgggtgagaaatagctccagtataccccatacgacgtaaagcaccgtcgcagaaatcctcagaaaactcagtcggaccttgctctatcacGACATCACCCAAGTGTAAAATTGTCCGTAAGTCCCCAGCCGAAAAAGAGAATGAACATCCTCCAACAATAGTGCGAATGTATGTAGGAGCACCCATTtgcactgaacgggctgagttccaaaactcccgaatgagactaaTTACCAATGGAGGGTTCTTTGTTACtgcaaaatgaacacgagaacgtgcaagaaattgtaggacaccgtgaaactctgaagtgcaccccgtctacgtaatgctgagatcgagtgcagcattgtgctccttgacgaacacacgagcgttgttaccttgtcctgccatacctgcacaaaaacaaacaaaaacgacaagaaaaacaaaggttagaataaacaaaaatgaaaattagggttttggtttgtctgcttcgtgatgacgtcatcacgaggaggatttccctcgtcgtgacgtcagcacgagccaagcattaacccagaacacgaagtaaaaacatctccatttgatgttaaaattgatcaaaatcaatgcatatcatcaacttggacttgttGTACTTCGATTACATACCCAGAAACTGATTAAATTCGAATTAAGTAAGCACGAAGTGAATGTTCTTcgtgcttcgtgtgaatagtgaccgaaccaTAAATACTtcattaatcttgatttatcaattgtttacttaaatttctgttagatttaacatgtttaaacgtcaattaatctaattttaagtccaatttaagtccaaatcatcaaaaatcaaagatctaattcgtggttcgtccgagttactgttcacgcgaggtaaaaatcaaaaatcgggcattataacgacttaaATCGTATAAGTTTTGGAGTTAAAACATCAATTCACTATCCTAGATTATGAAATTACCACTAAATCTGGataataatcaagaaaaaggatgaaatcgatcgaaagaagtgcgaatgaatagtagcacgaaggagacgaagttcgtgtgatttacttagggttaatttcgagtaattggtaattaatgaatagtaataacccatatatatattcgaatccacatgggccgggctGAACAcgcagttcgtgggcttcgtgatgacgtcagcacgaggtgatttcgaattttcagcacgagcttcattccttagccaaagtTCGCGAATTTTCCGAAAATGTAAACatggaaaaattccagaaattccagaaacataaacctgtagatactcgttactaaaaacctgtatctactcgaatatacaatcaaaaatcatccgtactaacttgtcatcacaataatgtatcaaataaatcttacattattatcttgacataaaatcgatcatttcttcattgatgtttaactcaacaatgcaaatcattttaatgtaagtttgcattacaatacataaaaatatcatatcaacaacctatcacattacatcttaggttgtgatcttgataaaacAATGATAACCTATCactctaagtcttaggttaaattACAagacaatccatccttgtaacacAGTCTGTAGAAGCAACTTCTAATaggcttttattgtccgtcgcaatgcaatcccaataagcaagcgaaaacaattttgccttcaatcacaatctgaaatttttgatgccaactatatttaaaatgagtttattatctggaACCTACACacttaacaataaaaatatcataaatatgtagaacaaccaaaaacttaacctaataatcattacaagatctaaggcgaGTCCAATATTTGTCAAGCATATTTATTAaccacaaacaattgaaatttcaaaaaaaaaaaattacttgaaacacattcaaaaatattttgacttttcagctttcaaaacatttcaatttctaaattaaacaacttatgtattaattagaaaatccatcttttaaacatcaataccgtaagcaacaagacttatataattcaccaagaattataacttttcatGCTTATTAAATCTcccgtgcaataagaactagtttgacacacaaactaacacttattacaagaataaaaataaaaagaaacaaaataaaaataaaaataaactaaaaataaaaataaactaagctactttatttatttacaagaaattctaagtttctgcagattagatcagattagcatttacataagtctgcaagtgaaaataattctcttattattaattatgaacagtgattcaaccacaattaccggtatatttgtcctcttaaacactcagtacttccagtttcctttgaattatgacacttttgacataccctggccaaggacagtcaccatgtaacccgagtagcctaatatgccattgaatagtttgcgaacttatgtgatccacattcagatatacttccgtaattgatacaagcactaagataacaaatattcaatatatattcaaaaacatccttaacaaatcatgagacactttttagataacagaattcaattactttgtgatttaacttatttgcttttgcatttcattatttatacgattaagcagacttaaaagctaagtattctcacttctaatcatctgacagcattaacttaaatctccccatatttttgtcattttctcatttttcacattttaatgattttcatgacactaagaactccttttgtatttttatgactctagctatttacagacacaaacttacaaaattatttctttgagagatttaatatgaataagcattcttcatcccattgagaagaattaacttctcaaatcgagtcttatcaaatgttttggtatacagatcagctaaattatcatcgattataaccttttccaaatgaattaacttcttttgggcacaatcacgcaagaaatgatgtctaatatcaatatgcttggtgaccttatgcatgacagggttatttgtaatgtctatagctgacttattgtctattcgaataggagtatcaagaaaatccataccgtagtcacgaagttgttgctgaatccacaatacctgggaacaacagctaccagcagccatatactttgcctcacatgaagactgagcaacacatgtctgcttcttgcactgccacgatactaatcttcctcctaacaactgacaacctccagtcgtagactttctgtcattgttacaaccgccaaaatccgaatcagtatatgcaacaaaatcaaacgttcctcccattggataccatagaccaagcccttggtttcccttaagataacgtagaatacgctttgttgcagtcaaatgtgactctttcggactagcttgaaatctagcgcaaagacaaacagcgaacataatatctggacgcgaagcagtcagatacatcaatgagccaataatagcacgataataagttgcatccacaagttcatctttcggatcaagaactcctaaaccatgattttgctgaataggagtaccatatgtcttggactctagcatttgaaacctctccaagatgtcatcgacatacttagactggtgaataaagaatccatctttcctttgatctattgtagtccgaggaaaaattgtaattcccccatagcactcatttcaaatacatttttcatgctcatctcaaactttttgcacatctttatattagatgaaccaaaaatgatatcatctacgtaaacttgtacagttagataatctcgcttcttccacttgataaacaatgtgctgtctatcgatcctcttgtgaatccatttgtcaacaaatgggtcgacaacttttcataccacactctgggtgcttgatgcaatccataaagagccttatccagtcgatatgctcttcttggatatttcggatcttcaaaccccggtggttggtgaacatatacttcttctttgacttcaccgtacaagaaggcactcttaacgtctaactgatacacctttatacctttgaaacttgcaaaagctaaaaataaccttatagcttcaatcctagaaactggtgcaaaagtttcgttatagtcatatccttctcattgtgcaaacccctgaacaaccaaacgtgctttatttctggtaatgatccctttgtcatctcgtttgcatttatatacccaatgagttacaatcggttctttacctctaggcacatctactaactcccaaactccaagtttttcaaattgagctaattcttcttgcatagcttcaacccaacatggatcttgaagtgctgccttaacattcttaggttctacttgtgaaatgaaaccagaatacaaacactcagttatcaatccggtgtctttcacttcacaaaacaaactagttaaatccttattcaactgatttctagttcgaacaggttctgtagcatttccaagaatattttcaactaggtgatccttattaattcgatattgaggaatcgaatcaacattcaaactttctcctaaatttgttctaatctgaaactcaggagagctaaaatcatcttccgattctttagaataggatcatcatcaggcagtgtaaccttcgatggagtaggtggtgtagtgtttgcagGTTCATTATTATCTGAATctagtgtcttatccttgtccttaccactttcatcaacatcagtagtagactgaacgttagctggagtagtatcgacatttcgagtaggcggagatataggagtattatccatgtgatctcttaaaataatcacatcatcaattgtctcaggatctgaataagaatcaggaacatgtagtgaactaaacacactatcgtaatcaaagtttttgccacttccagaatgaatagcgggcttatgactgacaatcttgacatttgttcccaaatcaactttgtcggtctgtttgttgtaaacccgtcgaattgatgttcccggtttagaacccatgagaaatccctcttcaacctttgaatcaaactttgactgaggtagatacttcaagaaagtacacggtacaccaaatggttcaacattctgtaaatttggtttcttcttatgtagaagctcataacatgtcttattatgacgcttaactacagtaaccctatttaaaatatgacaagctgtattcactgcttccgtccaaaacatagtaggaagccctgaatctgcaagcatataTCCGgttgtctcgattagagtcctattcttcctttcagcaactccattttgttgtggttcatacggagaactgtattgatgttggattccctttgacaccaaaagacatccatcacattaatcttgaattcagttccgttgtcgctcctgattctcttaacacgaactccataaatgttttcagtttcgacaaagaaatttatcaaaatctgcggagtttcatctttcgatttatgaaagaatacccatgagaatctcgagtaatcatcagtaaccaccaaacagtaatacatcccaccgatacttcttacatttactgaaccaaataaatccatgtgaagtaattcgaaaggattggcaatagaattttcttgtttcggtttatgtgtaGACTTTtcctgtttacctttcagacaaggtacacatttgtcttccattccaaactgtttcatgggaacgccgtcaactaaaccatgtttgacaatgtcattcatctttcggaaattgatatgtcccattcttctatgccatagtaacgattcagatccgtttgcttttgataacaagcaaacaaatTCCTCtagattatcaacacctaacacaaggccatagatgtctctcttcctaggagctttcagaaggatccagtcttcaggaataacatatcctggtttcaatataagtgcttctttctcattaaaatggacagtgttacccttgtcacaaatctgagaaacacttaataaattatgtgataactgttccacataattgactttctccaacgtaatcttcccattgacaacatcaccttggctcgagatgttgccgcccttgggacctgcgaaactaacatacgagccatttacatcttcataattggacaacacgttcttgtcccctgtcatgtgccgagagcatccactgtcaacataccaaagactgataggcttccttggttctccctgcacattagacgataagatggttagtttctgaagggaacccaaaccttttgaggtttaggtttgccgaattcatctctaatgatcaattcggtccaatatccatcgctctgtaatggagccttggatgaagatggtgtcacagactgtttcttaggtgaagtgaaacgagtcttaggagatGAATTCCTtcgtgagtgagtaccaaatctaggttgacttcctaatcgatcatagaatttagacgaactattaattctaacaggaggggatcgattttgttgagtcatattcctaggtgaattactcctttgaggtgtacgagaatgaCTCGAACTTACACTaatagaagtagtattctgtgaaggtccttgtcgttttggagtcttagatctattgacacTAATCCTTTGATTTGTGACAATAGACTCTCTATATtacacatttctaagtaacttaacataattttgtgcatttttattatcaggatgtctttttgcatactcctcataataatcctttttatatgcactcataaattttggtgaaattacttgttcaactagtttacccttccctttaggattaggaatatcactaacatcctttgacttgacttgactgtcattcttaggattcttgaccttcctatttggacattcaatagctatatggcctttctcacgacaagtatagcattctgtacttgttgttttctagattgaccattctctatttcagggattggtataccatactccttcatttcatttatggtatcaagcgtctgtattgcttattccatatttgttattggtttaaaaggagcataatgtctattattgtacgagaactcaaCTAGAGGAAGGTGAATATCCCAGCTTCCCCCAAAGTCCATCACATACGCCCTAAGCATATCTTCCAAAGTTTGAATAGTACGCTCAATTTGGCCATCGGTTTGAGGATGGTAAGCCGTACTCAGGTCTAAACGTGTTCCCAATGCCTTTTGCAATGACTGCTAAAATCATGATGTGAAATGACTATCACGATCAGATATAATAGACATCGGAATTCCATGCTTTGCCACTATCTCCTTTATATAAATCCTTGCCAACTGTTCATTGTGTAGCTTTCACGGATGGCTATAAAATGTGCAGACTTCGTCAATCTATCTACTATCACCCAAATCTTGTCATGTCCACTACTAGTTCTCGGCAGCTTTGTAATAAAATCCATGGCTATTCTTTCCCATTTCTACTCGGGAAGTTGTGGTTGTACTAATAAACCCGGTGGTTTATTATGTTCAGCTTTGACCTTCAAACATGTTAAACATCCACTGACATAACTGGCTATATCCCTTTTCATTCCTGGCCACCAATACAAATCCTTAAGGTCGTGATACATTTTGTCAGCTCCCGGATGAATGGAGTATCTCGTACTATGTGCCTCGTCCAAAATCACTGTTCTTAATCCACATGCAAGTGGAATCCATATTCGTCCTACAAAGTACAATACTCCATCCTCTTTACGCTCCATCTGCTGATCTAGATCACGCAACCCTTCTTTTTCTACATTGATATCCTGCAATGCTTCCTCTTGAGCCTGGATTATCATTGTTTTTATATCCGAGTGAATCGCCATGATCATTGTTCATACTCTTTTCAGCTTAATTCTTTCTTTCCTACTTAACGCGTCAGCCACCACATTTGCCTTACCCGGATGGTAGTGAATCTCACAATCATAACTAAATAATTCAATCCATCGCCTCTGTCGCATATTCAACTCCTTTTAATCGAAAATATGTTGGAGACTCTTGTGATCGGTGTAGATTACACTTTTTGTTCCATAGAGATAATGCCTCCAacatttgagtgcaaaaacCACTGCACCAAGCTCCAAGTCATGGGTGGTGTAGTTTTTCTCATGGATTTTGAGTTGCCGAGAGGCATAAGCAATCACTTTACCCATTTGCATTAGTACACATCCCAACCCTTGATTTGAAGCATCACAATAAACTACAAAATCATCCGGACCGTCGAGAAGGGCTTAATAGGAGCGTtacataatttttcttttagtgTTTGGAATGCTTTTTCTTGCTTATCTCCCCAATCAAACTTCTTATCCTTTTGGGTTAACTGAGTAAGTGGTTGAGCGATTTTCGAGAAGTTAGCGATGAATCATCGATAATACCTGGCCAAACCTAGAAATGAACGAACCTCTGATGGCGTTTTAGGAGTCTTCCAATCCTTAACCGCTTCTATCTTACTGGGGTCAACATGGATTCCTTCACTATTCACAACATGACCAAGGAAATGAACTTCTTGTAACCAAAAATCGCACTTCGAAAACTTAGCAAACAATCTCTCCTTCCAAAGTAGTTCAAGAATCATTTTCAAATGAGATTCATGTTCTTCTTTAGACTTCGAATAGATTAAGATGTCATCAATAAATACTATAACAAACTTGTCCAGATATGGTTTGCATACgcggttcatcaaatccatgaaaaaTGTAGGTGCATTAGTCAAACCGAAAGGCATGACTAAGAattcaaaatgtccatatcaaGTCCTGAATGCTGTTTTTGGAATGTCTACTTCATTAACTCTGAGGTGATGATATCCAGACTGAAGGTCTATTTTCGAGAAGAACTTCGcgccttgaagttgatcgaataagTCGTTGATTCTAGGAAGAGGGTAACGATTCTTAACTGTCAGTTTGTTCAACTCCCGGTAATCAATGCACATTCGAAAcgaaccatctttcttcttgacaaacaaTACTGGTGCCCCCCAAGGCGAATGACTAGGTCTGATGAAGCCTTTTTCTTGGAGCTCTTAGAGTTGATTTGACAGCTCTTGCATTTCACGTGTTAAACGGTATGGAGCTTTGGCAACTGGGGTCGCTCCGGAAATGAGATCTATGCGGAATTCGACTTGTCTTATAGGTGGTAATCCTGTTAGATCTTCGGGAAAAACTTGTGGAAAATTCCGTACGATAGGAATATCTTCGAGTTTCTTCTTGTTAGCCTGAATTCCCATGAGGTGCTTCTGATTTTCCTCCGCCCGCTCACCATATATAAGCAACATGTCACCATTCCCTAACGGTATAAGGACCACCTTCTCATAGCAAACTATCTCGGCTCTATGCTTCGATAGCCAATCCATACCAATAACTACGTCAAAACTTCTTAGCGAGAAAGGCAGAAGGTTAATACTGAACAGATGACCCTCTATTTCTAAGGCACAATCACTAACGATTTTATCGACTCTAACAAACTTCCCATTAGCTACTTCAACTAAGTAATAAGTATTCAAACTATTGGCCTCTATATTTAGGTGTGACATAAACTTAGTAGAAACAAAACTGTACTCAGCACCAGAGTCGAATAATGTTGTAGCAAAGTGATTGTTTAAGAGGAACGTACCCGTCACAATATTTGGGTCTTGACGAGCTTCATTTGCTCCCATGACAAATGCTCTCCCACGGGCTTGGTTGGCATTATTCCCTTGAGTCCGATACCCTCCAATAGCTACCACTTGAATCTGATTGCTAGCTCTCTGTCCCTGATTATTTCCTTGATTCTGAGTTCCACCAATTGCTAGTATTTGATTGGGATTATTACCCCTCTGACCCCATGCTCAGTTCAAATTTGGACATGTGTTGCGGTAATTGTTATGACCACCGCACTCATAGCACGTCCCACGGTTATTTATCGGGTTAACAACATTCACCAGAGCCACCTGCTTGACTCCCGCTCGACAATCCCTAGCAAGGTGCCCAAATCGGTTGCAATTTGTGCACAAACGGCAAGGTaaattttggaaatgatggaaatGACATTTTTCACACTTTGGAGCAGGACCCGTATATCCATTCTTAGTCGTATCAGTTGCCATCAACCCCTTTGCCACTTTAGCCTTCCTGTTATTTCCATCAGTATTCTTTGACCCACTTATCTCAGTAGCATCCTTCCTTTTCTCATTAACCTTAGACAATGACCCATTCCTCACCATTTCATCCGTTAATGATCCTGCCTTCTGAATTGCACTTTGAATCGTGGTTGGCTCAGTTGCTGACACAAGCCCACGAATTTGGGGAACAAGACCATAGATGTACCTCTGGATCCTCTTTGATTCAGGTCTAACTAGATGACGTACTAGTTTGGCAAGCTCATGAAACAGATCAGTGTAAGCGGCATGTTTAGCTCCTACCATGGAATGATTCCAAAATTCATTTTCCAACTTCTGCATTTCATTTTTCGGACAGAATTCTTCCAACAGTAATTCCTTAAACTCATCCCATGTCATCCCCACAGCCGCTACTCTACCCCTAGCTTGTATCTCAGTGGTCCACCATGTCAATGCTTTATTAGTCAGTGAAACTGCGACATACTTCACCTTTTGATTCTCTGCACAGTTGCTAATATCCATAACAGCTTCCATTTTCTCTATCCATCTAGTGGCTGCCAATGCTCCTCCATTGCCATCAAAATCTGGTGGCTTACAATATTGAAACTCCCTATAGGTGCACCCATTATTACCTCCTccaatattattgttgttattgccATTCACATTACCAACACCgacatcattattattattctgattgttctcattattgttattatcattttcattattgttattgttattgttattctcattattgttattCACATTAAGAACAACAGTGGTCACTTGAGTAACAATAGCAGGAATAGCGGTAGCTATTTGCTGAGCGATCATGTTTGCAATATCCGGATTGCCACCATCACCTTCTCCATCATTAACCCCATTATttccaccacgaccaccacctCTACCTCCACGTCCTCCATTTCTTCCTCCTCTATTCATTTTCTACACAAAGAGAAAGGATTTATAAGTACTTGATGATGACTTTCTATAAATAACTACTACACATGGCAAAATTTCTTACACCTTGTCCAACTTGTTAATTGTGTTGAGTTTGATCAGCAAACTTGGTCATATAAGCGCATGTGTGTTGTGATGTATTTGTAATTACGTTGCGCACCGTAATTACAACTACATCCCACCACACATGTTTTTATCGTCCAAATTCACATATCATAAATTCAACACATCCTTCATAAATAAATGCCACAACACACATAGATCCATAAACCAAGCACGACATTTCTATAAATCAATCAACCTAAAATTTCATAAATCCAAGAAATATCCAAAGCTTTCGAATGAAGGAATCCAATACATAGGAATAAAATCCAAAAActaagaaaatagaaaagaaacaaaTGCAAGTTTGATAGGATTCCTAGATAGTCCTTAAAGGCTAACCCTCCCACACGCAAGTGGCGTCATAAGGGGAGTTGTAGGAAATGGTGGGAGGATAAGGAGCTTGTTGTCGTGATGGTCCGATCTGGCTCTCTTGAGAGCTTACTGAGCTGTTAGGACTATAACTTCTGTTAT
Coding sequences within:
- the LOC122591620 gene encoding uncharacterized protein LOC122591620, coding for MNRGGRNGGRGGRGGGRGGNNGVNDGEGDGGNPDIANMIAQQIATAIPAIVTQNNNNDVGVGNVNGNNNNNIGGGNNGCTYREFQYCKPPDFDGNGGALAATRWIEKMEAVMDISNCAENQKVKYVAVSLTNKALTWWTTEIQARGRVAAVGMTWDEFKELLLEEFCPKNEMQKLENEFWNHSMVGAKHAAYTDLFHELAKLVRHLVRPESKRIQRYIYGLVPQIRGLVSATEPTTIQSAIQKAGSLTDEMVRNGSLSKVNEKRKDATEISGSKNTDGNNRKAKVAKGLMATDTTKNGYTGPAPKCEKCHFHHFQNLPCRLCTNCNRFGHLARDCRAGVKQVALRGNNPNQILAIGGTQNQGNNQGQRASNQIQVVAIGGYRTQGNNANQARGRAFVMGANEARQDPNIVTGTFLLNNHFATTLFDSGAEYSFVSTKFMSHLNIEANSLNTYYLVEVANGKFVRVDKIVSDCALEIEGHLFSINLLPFSLRSFDVVIGMDWLSKHRAEIVCYEKVVLIPLGNGDMLLIYGERAEENQKHLMGIQANKKKLEDIPIVRNFPQVFPEDLTGLPPIRQVEFRIDLISGATPVAKAPYRLTREMQELSNQL